The following are encoded together in the Natronolimnobius sp. AArcel1 genome:
- a CDS encoding universal stress protein produces MSLVVVPVRYPLSKHSRRTLERAIDVARERDAALTVLHVDLYQNGKKVTRIDLKNAVEQTTGPIENARYVVRTGFLVEESILDEVAAEEADAVVIGRKQASRLRRIFQRFTDNPDIERYLRDHLDCDVITVEGARA; encoded by the coding sequence ATGTCGTTGGTCGTGGTCCCCGTTCGCTACCCCCTGTCGAAACACTCTCGTCGAACGCTCGAGCGCGCTATTGACGTTGCTCGCGAACGGGATGCAGCGTTGACCGTCCTTCACGTCGATCTCTATCAAAACGGGAAAAAAGTAACGCGAATCGACCTCAAAAACGCTGTCGAGCAGACGACCGGCCCAATCGAGAACGCTCGGTACGTCGTTCGCACTGGCTTTCTGGTCGAAGAAAGTATTCTTGACGAGGTCGCAGCCGAAGAAGCCGATGCCGTCGTCATCGGACGAAAACAGGCCAGTCGCCTGCGACGGATCTTCCAGCGTTTTACCGACAATCCCGATATCGAACGCTATCTGCGCGATCACCTCGACTGTGACGTCATTACCGTTGAAGGCGCACGCGCGTAG
- a CDS encoding alanine--glyoxylate aminotransferase family protein produces MPTADDPIDVAEIDELTPPNRTLMGPGPSDVHPRVLQAMSTPLVGHLDPSFVEIMDEVQALLRDTFRTDNQWTIPVSGTGSAAMEAAIGNVVEPGDTMLVPTNGYFGDRMASMARRAGGEVVEVEAPWGEPLEPAAVSDALAEHDPDVFGFVHAETSTGVRQPNVPELTAAAHDHDALVIADTVTSIGGVELHVDDWGIDVAYAGPQKCLSCPPGASPLTLSDTAMEKVLSREEDPRSWYLDLSLLEGYWGEDRSYHHTAPVTNVYALREALRLVTEEGIEQRWQRHEHLAGALKAGVEAMGLEMNAPDEYWLPSLNAVRVPEGIDDGAVCSELLERYDLEIASGLGDLDGEIFRIGCMGHSARPENVIYVVTALGDVLESMGADVDPGVGVTATRTALRKSE; encoded by the coding sequence ATGCCAACGGCTGACGATCCGATCGATGTCGCGGAGATCGATGAGTTGACGCCGCCAAACCGGACGCTAATGGGGCCGGGGCCGAGTGATGTCCATCCACGCGTGTTGCAAGCGATGAGTACGCCGCTGGTTGGCCATCTCGATCCCTCGTTTGTCGAGATTATGGACGAGGTACAGGCGTTGTTACGCGACACCTTCAGGACAGACAATCAGTGGACGATTCCCGTTTCGGGCACTGGGTCGGCCGCAATGGAGGCTGCGATTGGCAACGTCGTCGAACCGGGCGATACGATGCTTGTCCCGACGAACGGCTACTTTGGGGACCGGATGGCCTCGATGGCCCGCCGAGCAGGCGGCGAGGTCGTCGAGGTTGAGGCTCCCTGGGGCGAACCGCTCGAGCCCGCAGCCGTTTCAGACGCGCTGGCCGAACACGACCCTGACGTGTTCGGATTCGTCCATGCCGAAACGAGTACTGGGGTTCGCCAGCCCAACGTTCCAGAACTGACTGCAGCGGCTCACGACCACGACGCGCTGGTGATCGCCGACACCGTCACTTCCATCGGCGGGGTAGAGCTGCACGTCGACGACTGGGGGATTGACGTAGCCTACGCGGGCCCCCAGAAGTGTCTCTCCTGTCCACCGGGAGCCAGTCCACTCACGCTTTCGGATACGGCGATGGAAAAAGTTCTCTCGCGCGAGGAAGACCCACGCTCGTGGTACCTCGATCTCTCCCTGCTCGAGGGCTACTGGGGCGAGGATCGGTCGTATCACCACACTGCACCAGTCACGAACGTCTATGCGCTTCGCGAGGCACTCCGCCTCGTTACAGAGGAGGGAATCGAACAGCGCTGGCAGCGCCACGAACACCTCGCGGGTGCGCTCAAAGCTGGCGTCGAAGCAATGGGCCTCGAGATGAACGCGCCCGATGAGTACTGGCTCCCGAGCCTGAACGCCGTCCGTGTTCCTGAGGGGATCGACGACGGCGCAGTCTGTTCGGAACTGCTCGAGCGCTACGATCTCGAGATTGCAAGCGGATTAGGCGACCTCGACGGTGAAATCTTCCGCATCGGGTGTATGGGCCACTCCGCGCGCCCGGAGAACGTGATCTACGTGGTGACGGCACTCGGCGATGTGCTCGAGTCGATGGGCGCGGACGTCGATCCGGGCGTAGGTGTCACTGCGACGCGGACGGCACTCAGAAAAAGCGAGTAG
- the hisD gene encoding histidinol dehydrogenase produces the protein MEITQIADLGPDDRIAFFERDAGVDAISGDVSEIVERVRTEGDVAVREYTSEFDGVEVGNLEITDQCERAYDSLEDDVREAIEVAATNVREFHDAQVPVDWREDFSPGRELGRRFRPIDRVGVYVPGGAAAYPSSAIMGVVPAVVAGVDHVTVVTPPADELNPVTLAAIHAAGADAVYSVGGVQAIAGLTYGTETMTRVQKIVGPGNKWVTAAKAEVRGDVEIDFLAGPSEVVVVADETADPDLVAAELVAQAEHDPNASVVAVTDTPAIADAVVDAIDEHASAREREETIRSALENEASGVLLARSMSEAILFTEEYAPEHLSILARDDESVLERIDSAGSVFLGPNTPVAAGDYASGTNHVLPTNGGARVTGGLSVETFMRSTTVQRLSSEGLSEIGETVTTLADAEGLEAHAESVRLRLDEQPDEHSQ, from the coding sequence ATGGAGATCACTCAAATCGCCGACCTCGGTCCGGATGATCGCATTGCGTTCTTCGAGCGAGACGCGGGGGTCGACGCGATCAGTGGCGATGTCAGCGAAATTGTCGAGCGAGTCCGAACAGAAGGAGATGTCGCAGTCCGTGAGTACACGAGCGAGTTTGATGGGGTCGAAGTCGGCAATCTCGAGATCACGGATCAGTGTGAGCGTGCGTACGATTCCCTTGAGGATGACGTTCGTGAGGCAATCGAGGTGGCAGCGACAAACGTACGAGAGTTCCACGACGCGCAAGTGCCCGTTGACTGGCGTGAGGACTTTAGCCCTGGTCGTGAGCTTGGACGGCGATTCCGCCCAATCGATCGAGTTGGAGTCTACGTTCCTGGTGGCGCTGCGGCGTATCCCTCGAGTGCGATTATGGGTGTCGTTCCGGCGGTTGTGGCGGGTGTCGACCACGTCACAGTGGTCACGCCACCAGCGGACGAGCTCAACCCGGTCACGCTGGCAGCGATTCACGCCGCGGGTGCGGACGCGGTCTACAGCGTTGGCGGCGTACAAGCGATTGCGGGGCTCACCTACGGAACGGAGACGATGACGCGAGTACAGAAGATCGTTGGCCCAGGGAACAAGTGGGTGACAGCAGCGAAAGCCGAAGTCCGTGGTGATGTCGAGATTGACTTCCTGGCAGGGCCAAGCGAGGTCGTTGTCGTTGCAGACGAAACGGCAGATCCGGATCTCGTCGCGGCGGAACTTGTTGCACAGGCTGAACACGACCCGAACGCGTCAGTCGTCGCGGTCACCGATACGCCAGCGATAGCCGACGCGGTCGTCGATGCTATCGACGAACACGCGAGCGCACGCGAGCGCGAAGAGACAATTCGATCGGCTCTCGAGAACGAGGCAAGCGGCGTCTTGCTGGCACGGTCGATGAGCGAGGCGATTCTCTTTACTGAGGAGTACGCACCGGAGCATCTCTCGATCCTCGCACGCGATGACGAATCGGTCCTCGAGCGAATCGACAGTGCGGGGAGTGTGTTCCTCGGGCCGAACACGCCAGTTGCGGCTGGCGACTATGCAAGCGGGACCAACCACGTGTTGCCGACCAACGGTGGGGCACGCGTCACTGGCGGACTCTCTGTCGAGACGTTCATGCGGTCGACAACCGTCCAGCGACTCTCGAGTGAGGGGCTCTCTGAGATCGGTGAGACGGTAACGACGCTTGCGGATGCAGAGGGACTCGAGGCGCATGCCGAAAGTGTTCGACTGCGACTGGACGAACAGCCAGACGAGCACAGCCAGTAG
- a CDS encoding iron-sulfur cluster assembly accessory protein, with protein MSTDSVDGGTADTQPEIEVTEIAAEQARDLLEGEGMDPAEAGLRLFVQQGGCAGLSYGMRFDDAPDEDDTIYEHHELRVFVDPASMKYIEGSILDYESGLQAEGFHVENPNVVSECGCGESFRT; from the coding sequence ATGAGCACGGATAGCGTCGACGGCGGGACGGCAGACACCCAGCCTGAGATTGAAGTAACCGAAATCGCTGCCGAACAGGCTCGAGACCTCCTCGAGGGAGAAGGGATGGATCCAGCGGAAGCCGGATTGCGATTGTTCGTTCAGCAGGGTGGTTGTGCTGGCCTCTCCTATGGGATGCGCTTCGACGATGCGCCTGATGAGGACGATACGATCTACGAACACCACGAGCTACGCGTATTCGTCGATCCGGCGAGTATGAAGTACATCGAGGGAAGTATCCTCGATTACGAAAGCGGTCTGCAGGCCGAAGGGTTCCACGTCGAGAACCCGAACGTTGTCAGTGAGTGTGGCTGTGGCGAGTCGTTCCGAACCTAA
- a CDS encoding universal stress protein, whose protein sequence is MYDDILIPTDGSDTVRETLSHALPIAADNDATIHALYVVDSRITAAAGGEAGSDLERSLTEEGDDAIGAIQEQAATEGLEATGSVRQGTPAKTILEYADDNDIGLIVIGTQGKSPREKVTSLGSVSERVVDNASMPVFVVRNAGPE, encoded by the coding sequence ATGTACGACGATATTCTCATCCCGACCGACGGCAGCGACACTGTTCGTGAAACTCTCTCACACGCGCTTCCGATCGCAGCGGACAACGACGCCACGATACACGCACTCTACGTCGTTGATAGCAGAATTACGGCGGCGGCAGGTGGCGAGGCCGGATCTGATCTCGAGCGCTCACTCACTGAGGAGGGCGACGACGCTATCGGTGCGATTCAGGAGCAGGCGGCGACTGAAGGCCTCGAGGCGACCGGTTCGGTTCGCCAGGGGACACCCGCGAAGACAATTCTCGAGTATGCTGATGACAACGATATCGGGCTGATCGTGATTGGGACGCAAGGAAAGAGTCCTCGAGAGAAGGTGACGTCGCTCGGGAGCGTTTCAGAGCGCGTCGTCGACAATGCGTCGATGCCGGTGTTCGTCGTTCGAAATGCTGGCCCGGAGTAG
- a CDS encoding methyl-accepting chemotaxis protein, whose protein sequence is MKNPVTAFFSRRQTSETTHESASDDTAVETNRDESEEQTTAADQAATETTTDASASSDETAETHTETAAQTASDGGQIRVGATDADESTPTQPAHPDQHAGGSSMDAETLFELLPQPAFAIGPAHQIVGWNREAALLTGIDREDALGKDAATVFFRDSRTKTLADTVLERPHAAHQESGIAQLTRDRHAYERESELEDANGETVCVRSVATPVYEDDELQSVMQLVQDTTAVVRRHEAMAELVTEATETGQAITNGRLSSRVEYTDNAGVLDEDSRQLAATINEIAAHVEEVIHGLSDEIEDLSSDAVEISDAADEADEQVREQTRSIRTIVTEISDLSATMEEVAASSDQVSAAAEQAQAAAADGVGVSQSARKEMDDVLETSDDLVETVTKLEQRVAEIDGVIDVINDIADQTNLLALNANIEAAQAGEDGDGFAVVANEVQSLASETKEHTNQISSRVRDLQGRTEETVEATEQTNDSVTSANDGIDEAISNLEEIAEAVDEAALGITQIAEANDDQAASVEEVASEADGVATDADQIEARIAEVTSRTNAQRDAVEEMVEYVEQLNTDQRVDGIEEQQRP, encoded by the coding sequence ATGAAGAATCCGGTGACAGCGTTCTTTTCCCGTCGGCAGACGTCCGAGACGACACACGAGTCGGCGAGTGATGACACCGCTGTCGAGACAAACCGGGATGAATCGGAAGAGCAAACCACTGCGGCCGACCAAGCGGCGACAGAGACGACAACCGATGCGTCTGCCTCGAGCGACGAGACTGCAGAAACACACACGGAAACTGCAGCACAGACAGCGTCTGATGGTGGCCAGATACGCGTGGGTGCGACTGATGCAGACGAGTCAACACCAACGCAGCCAGCGCACCCAGACCAACATGCTGGCGGCAGCAGTATGGACGCAGAAACGTTGTTCGAGCTGTTGCCACAGCCAGCGTTTGCGATTGGTCCAGCACATCAGATCGTCGGCTGGAACCGCGAAGCAGCCCTGCTAACGGGAATCGATCGGGAAGACGCACTCGGAAAGGATGCAGCGACGGTCTTCTTCCGAGATAGTCGGACGAAAACGCTCGCAGATACGGTCCTCGAGCGACCGCATGCTGCACACCAAGAAAGCGGCATTGCGCAATTGACCCGTGATCGACATGCCTACGAGCGCGAGAGTGAACTCGAGGATGCCAACGGTGAGACGGTGTGCGTTCGTTCGGTTGCGACGCCAGTGTACGAGGACGACGAACTCCAGAGCGTGATGCAACTCGTTCAAGACACCACAGCGGTTGTTCGCCGGCACGAGGCGATGGCGGAGTTGGTCACAGAGGCGACTGAAACCGGCCAGGCAATCACGAACGGCCGACTCTCGAGTCGGGTTGAGTATACGGACAACGCGGGCGTTCTTGATGAGGATAGCCGACAGCTTGCGGCGACGATCAACGAGATTGCGGCTCACGTGGAGGAGGTAATCCATGGACTCAGCGACGAAATCGAGGATCTCTCATCCGACGCAGTCGAAATCTCGGATGCAGCAGATGAGGCTGACGAGCAGGTCCGCGAGCAAACCCGTTCGATTCGAACGATCGTCACCGAAATCAGCGACCTCAGTGCAACGATGGAAGAAGTCGCAGCGAGTTCAGATCAGGTCTCTGCGGCGGCCGAACAGGCACAGGCTGCAGCGGCAGACGGCGTCGGCGTCAGCCAGAGCGCACGCAAAGAGATGGACGATGTCCTCGAGACCTCCGATGACCTCGTCGAGACCGTGACGAAACTCGAGCAGCGGGTGGCTGAGATCGATGGCGTCATCGACGTGATCAACGACATCGCCGATCAGACGAACTTGCTCGCGTTGAACGCGAACATCGAGGCCGCACAGGCTGGCGAAGACGGCGATGGGTTTGCGGTCGTCGCAAACGAGGTGCAGTCACTGGCCAGCGAGACGAAAGAGCATACAAATCAGATCTCATCTCGCGTCCGGGATCTACAGGGTCGGACCGAAGAGACCGTGGAAGCGACCGAGCAGACGAACGACAGTGTCACGAGCGCGAACGACGGGATCGACGAGGCCATTTCGAACCTCGAGGAGATCGCTGAGGCGGTCGACGAAGCCGCACTGGGGATTACACAGATTGCCGAAGCCAACGACGATCAAGCCGCATCGGTCGAAGAGGTTGCCTCTGAGGCCGACGGTGTCGCAACTGATGCGGATCAGATCGAAGCACGAATCGCAGAAGTCACTTCGCGGACGAATGCCCAGCGCGACGCCGTCGAAGAGATGGTCGAGTACGTCGAGCAGTTGAATACCGATCAGCGCGTTGATGGTATTGAGGAACAACAGCGACCGTAA
- the trmB gene encoding HTH-type sugar sensing transcriptional regulator TrmB, producing MASDELRTTVERVGDRFNLGEYEIDAYLTVLEQGQLTASEIADRTEIPQPRVYDTVRSLSDRGLVELRESRPMKVVALDPGDAFNDVQSSLEQMIDELEARYTAPARETEAVSLVKSRSTILRYLEEVITDAEYELSLSLTPDLLVRFKDELAVAVDDGVSIDLIVTPASEAPSPEEFDYLSVATTARARRGITTPVVAVADGNYSIYATQDALRDDQDRYGVIFNRSALGFLVSGFFGTVLWTTAEETLCEDGSNRGYPRKYATIRRCVKDIIDDGGEFYATIDGRDVEVGGSRIVRGRVMDVSFEVSEEVAALTLETESGEELTIGGRVAALEDIEAHEIHIGRHEPPTIDD from the coding sequence ATGGCATCAGATGAGCTTCGAACGACGGTCGAACGCGTCGGCGACCGCTTCAACCTCGGCGAGTACGAGATCGACGCCTACCTCACTGTCCTCGAGCAGGGACAACTCACGGCGAGTGAAATCGCGGACCGAACCGAGATTCCACAACCGCGCGTCTACGATACCGTCCGCAGCCTCAGTGATCGTGGCCTCGTCGAACTCCGTGAATCCCGCCCGATGAAAGTCGTCGCACTCGATCCCGGCGATGCGTTCAACGACGTCCAGAGCTCTCTCGAGCAGATGATCGACGAACTCGAGGCCCGCTATACGGCCCCGGCCCGCGAGACCGAAGCCGTCTCGCTGGTCAAATCTCGTTCGACCATCCTGCGCTATCTCGAGGAAGTAATCACCGACGCAGAGTACGAACTCTCGCTCTCGCTCACCCCAGATCTCCTGGTTCGTTTCAAGGACGAACTTGCTGTCGCGGTCGACGACGGCGTCAGTATCGACCTCATCGTGACACCGGCCTCGGAAGCGCCCTCGCCCGAGGAGTTTGACTATCTCTCGGTCGCGACGACCGCTCGAGCGCGTCGTGGGATTACGACGCCGGTCGTCGCCGTCGCCGACGGCAACTACTCGATTTACGCGACCCAAGACGCCCTTCGCGACGATCAGGATCGCTACGGTGTCATCTTCAACCGCTCGGCGCTTGGCTTTCTCGTCTCTGGCTTCTTCGGCACCGTCCTTTGGACCACCGCAGAGGAAACACTCTGTGAAGACGGCTCGAACCGCGGCTATCCCCGCAAGTACGCGACGATCCGACGCTGTGTCAAGGACATCATCGATGACGGCGGCGAGTTCTACGCGACCATCGACGGCCGCGACGTCGAAGTCGGCGGTTCGCGCATCGTGCGCGGGCGCGTGATGGACGTTTCATTCGAAGTCAGCGAAGAGGTTGCTGCACTCACCCTCGAGACCGAGTCTGGCGAAGAACTCACTATCGGCGGCCGCGTGGCCGCACTCGAAGATATCGAGGCCCACGAGATCCACATCGGGCGTCACGAACCGCCAACGATCGACGACTGA
- a CDS encoding extracellular solute-binding protein, producing the protein MGHDKQQRGRVVSARAGVENWSRRQCLTAASTSAVLGSVGLAGCLGGARDESTIVMSGDTDFEGAMDGEDAETSIQEALWDAGLDESITVEVQASVDDTDQRMQNYQSTLQAGRSPPDIFMMDSGWTLPFILREQTTSMTEVLPDDVLSRVEDDYLEASLETARHPETGDLHAIPLFPDFGLMQYRRDLVEDAGYDTSAWDTDPPSWQEFAEAAADARDEAGIDYGFTTQAAAYEGLACCTFNEVMTTWGGAYFGGTETLFEAGDRPITVDSEPVLESIRMMRSFIFGDDASDTLDGYPQIAPSTIVQWTEEESLGPFASGESVMHRNWPFSIMDLGAEDEFGEDLGVMAMPYAVSEDEAEFEGTGGSANALGGWHLTLNPNTERTEMAIEVLEAFTQEEVMLTIFELLGYIPPEVELVEDADPDEVGPVARYGEQIQEAADNAIPRPVTDIWPEQASVIAQEINAAYRGAKTPEAALGDLSNRLERSEVDVEGQNGN; encoded by the coding sequence ATGGGCCACGATAAGCAGCAACGAGGGCGTGTTGTGTCTGCTCGGGCCGGTGTTGAAAACTGGTCTCGTCGCCAGTGCCTCACGGCGGCATCGACCTCGGCAGTGCTCGGGAGTGTTGGCCTCGCCGGCTGTCTCGGCGGTGCACGCGACGAGAGCACCATTGTGATGAGTGGCGATACCGACTTCGAGGGAGCGATGGACGGTGAAGACGCCGAGACATCCATTCAGGAGGCGCTTTGGGACGCTGGTCTCGACGAGTCGATCACCGTCGAGGTCCAGGCCAGCGTCGACGACACCGACCAGCGGATGCAAAACTACCAGTCGACGCTGCAAGCCGGGCGCTCCCCACCCGATATCTTCATGATGGACAGCGGCTGGACGCTCCCGTTTATCCTGCGCGAGCAGACCACCAGCATGACCGAGGTCCTCCCCGACGACGTCCTCTCGCGCGTCGAAGACGACTATCTCGAGGCCTCACTCGAGACGGCGCGCCATCCAGAAACCGGTGATCTGCACGCGATTCCGCTGTTTCCGGACTTCGGCTTGATGCAGTATCGCCGCGATCTGGTCGAAGACGCTGGCTACGACACGAGCGCGTGGGATACCGACCCGCCCAGCTGGCAGGAGTTTGCCGAGGCCGCGGCTGACGCCCGCGACGAAGCCGGCATCGACTACGGTTTTACGACGCAGGCAGCCGCCTACGAAGGACTCGCCTGCTGTACGTTCAACGAGGTGATGACCACCTGGGGCGGCGCGTACTTCGGTGGTACTGAGACCCTTTTCGAGGCCGGCGACCGGCCGATCACCGTCGACTCCGAACCCGTCCTCGAGTCGATTCGGATGATGCGCTCGTTTATCTTCGGTGATGACGCGTCGGATACGCTCGATGGCTATCCCCAGATCGCGCCATCGACAATCGTCCAGTGGACCGAAGAGGAGTCACTCGGCCCGTTTGCCTCCGGTGAGTCCGTCATGCACCGCAACTGGCCGTTCTCGATTATGGACCTCGGCGCTGAAGACGAGTTCGGCGAGGACTTAGGCGTCATGGCGATGCCGTACGCGGTCTCCGAAGACGAGGCCGAATTCGAGGGTACCGGCGGCTCAGCCAACGCACTCGGTGGCTGGCACCTCACGCTCAACCCGAACACCGAACGCACCGAGATGGCCATCGAGGTCCTCGAGGCGTTCACCCAGGAGGAGGTTATGCTGACCATTTTCGAGTTGTTAGGATACATCCCGCCAGAAGTCGAGTTGGTCGAGGACGCCGATCCGGACGAGGTCGGCCCCGTCGCTCGCTACGGCGAGCAGATTCAGGAGGCCGCTGACAACGCGATTCCCCGACCTGTGACCGACATCTGGCCGGAACAGGCCTCGGTCATCGCCCAGGAAATCAACGCCGCCTACCGCGGCGCAAAGACACCCGAGGCGGCACTCGGTGACCTCAGTAACCGCCTCGAGCGAAGCGAGGTCGACGTGGAGGGGCAGAATGGCAACTGA
- a CDS encoding dodecin, which produces MVFKKITLIGTSPESFDAAADDAIDRAEETLQNVHWVEVDELGVEIASADDREYQAEVTVAFKLEE; this is translated from the coding sequence ATGGTTTTCAAAAAGATCACGCTCATCGGAACCAGCCCAGAAAGCTTCGACGCAGCCGCAGACGACGCAATCGACCGCGCTGAAGAGACTCTGCAAAACGTCCACTGGGTCGAAGTCGACGAGCTCGGCGTCGAAATTGCCAGTGCTGACGACCGCGAGTACCAGGCTGAAGTCACCGTCGCGTTCAAACTCGAGGAATAA
- a CDS encoding DUF5816 domain-containing protein: MQRTATPEGETVYVSQTDGDRGSKGPFLVAYESRDADRRYGWFCSNCESFDNAMDSMGRIKCNQCGNFRKPTEWDAAHE; encoded by the coding sequence ATGCAACGGACCGCAACGCCGGAGGGAGAGACCGTCTACGTCTCACAGACAGACGGCGACCGCGGGTCGAAAGGCCCGTTTCTCGTCGCCTACGAGTCTCGAGACGCAGACCGCCGATACGGCTGGTTCTGTTCGAACTGCGAGAGTTTCGACAACGCGATGGACTCCATGGGCCGCATCAAGTGCAACCAGTGTGGGAACTTCCGCAAGCCGACCGAGTGGGATGCTGCCCACGAGTGA
- a CDS encoding mechanosensitive ion channel family protein — protein sequence MRAAVQDEDEPAGNGGDESPEEGADDPVAEGADGIVEAVEAVLPGSEFIAQLAVAAIVLVVGWYLSNLVVRLAGRTVARRIERPSVTRTVLRGVKISVLVLTLVTVAAVFGLSGTEIFLSVTVISAVIAVVLAPLVGSLINGIFVLADRPYEIGDMIEIVDEGHRGFVEDITIRYTKIFTLENTFIVMPNSEIQERDVINYSAEDERTRIAVDFEITYESDLDAARRHAERAARNVDMVISGGPDIRIGSARYAAAPDCSIVEYGDDGILLRLRFWIKHPYKQLVVQSAVQDAIRTRFQTADIEFAYPHRHHVFDETSGVAQFAVDEQELAPASDPESHDSHVAADDQSTPTDSSTASSSEKTHTETDTAGTDTDTDE from the coding sequence ATGCGCGCGGCCGTACAGGATGAAGACGAGCCGGCCGGAAATGGGGGCGATGAGTCTCCGGAAGAGGGTGCTGACGATCCGGTCGCTGAGGGTGCTGATGGTATCGTCGAGGCTGTCGAAGCCGTTCTCCCGGGATCTGAGTTTATCGCCCAACTTGCTGTTGCCGCTATTGTCCTCGTTGTCGGTTGGTATCTCTCGAATCTCGTTGTTCGATTAGCAGGACGCACGGTCGCACGACGAATCGAACGGCCCAGCGTCACGCGGACCGTACTGCGCGGCGTCAAAATATCCGTTCTCGTCTTGACACTCGTCACGGTCGCAGCCGTCTTCGGCCTCAGTGGGACCGAAATTTTCCTCTCGGTGACCGTCATTTCTGCAGTTATCGCAGTCGTTCTCGCTCCACTCGTCGGGAGCCTCATCAACGGGATCTTCGTCCTCGCGGATCGACCCTACGAAATTGGCGACATGATCGAAATTGTCGACGAGGGTCATCGCGGCTTTGTCGAGGATATCACGATTCGCTACACGAAAATCTTCACCCTCGAGAATACGTTCATCGTGATGCCAAACTCCGAAATTCAAGAGCGAGACGTGATCAACTACTCCGCGGAAGATGAGCGAACACGAATCGCGGTCGATTTCGAGATTACCTACGAGAGCGACCTTGATGCGGCCAGACGCCACGCCGAACGAGCGGCACGCAATGTCGATATGGTGATCTCTGGTGGTCCGGACATTCGTATCGGGAGTGCACGCTACGCTGCGGCTCCGGACTGTTCGATCGTTGAGTACGGAGACGACGGCATTCTGTTACGGCTTCGCTTCTGGATCAAGCATCCCTACAAGCAACTCGTTGTCCAGTCTGCTGTTCAGGACGCGATCAGAACGCGGTTTCAGACCGCTGATATCGAGTTTGCCTATCCCCACCGCCATCACGTCTTCGACGAGACGAGCGGTGTCGCCCAGTTCGCGGTGGACGAACAGGAACTGGCTCCCGCATCGGATCCAGAATCGCACGATAGCCACGTCGCTGCCGACGACCAATCGACACCGACCGACTCGAGCACGGCGTCCTCGAGTGAAAAAACCCACACAGAAACGGACACTGCCGGGACGGACACTGACACCGACGAATGA